From the genome of Gemmatimonas phototrophica, one region includes:
- a CDS encoding DotU family type IV/VI secretion system protein produces the protein MSVSTPAIPGRLASALQESLTAVVRLRAERQTVSDATAFRAQIMQLLARAEQDALQLGFSTADARLAIFAVVAFLDESVLNARNPVLAEWARRPLQDELFGGHMGGEWFFQHVDQLLARPDGPELPELLEVYQLCLLLGFRGKYGAVDNGQLQATTQRIAERLGRIRRLGADLAPHWQPPADRVDATDPLLKPLAIGAIGAVILLFALWGTYAFTLRSGTDSVRALAPAVTATATTR, from the coding sequence GTGTCCGTATCGACGCCTGCCATTCCGGGTCGTCTGGCCAGTGCCCTGCAGGAATCACTCACCGCCGTGGTTCGCCTTCGGGCCGAACGGCAGACGGTGTCCGACGCGACGGCCTTTCGCGCGCAGATCATGCAACTGCTGGCCCGTGCCGAACAGGATGCGTTGCAACTGGGGTTCAGTACCGCCGACGCCCGGCTGGCCATCTTTGCCGTGGTGGCCTTTCTCGATGAATCCGTGCTGAACGCACGGAATCCGGTGCTGGCCGAGTGGGCGCGCCGTCCGTTGCAGGACGAACTCTTTGGCGGCCACATGGGCGGCGAGTGGTTCTTTCAGCATGTGGATCAGTTGCTCGCCCGCCCCGACGGCCCGGAATTGCCGGAGCTGCTGGAGGTCTATCAGCTCTGTCTGCTGCTGGGTTTCCGCGGCAAGTACGGCGCGGTAGACAACGGGCAGTTGCAGGCCACCACGCAACGCATTGCGGAACGTCTGGGGCGCATCCGTCGGCTGGGGGCTGATCTGGCGCCGCACTGGCAGCCACCGGCCGACCGCGTGGATGCCACGGATCCGCTGCTCAAGCCGCTGGCCATCGGGGCGATTGGCGCGGTCATCCTGCTCTTCGCGCTCTGGGGCACCTACGCGTTCACGCTTCGCAGTGGCACGGACTCGGTGCGCGCGCTGGCGCCAGCCGTCACGGCCACCGCCACCACGCGCTGA
- the tssK gene encoding type VI secretion system baseplate subunit TssK — MRHLPPVLWTKGVLLTPQHLQAQDRHHEDALAFQVGAISFCPWGFSQLDVDTDALASGTLVVNAVSGRFSDGLLFDAPVSGPTPPPKPCATAFGPDQSTLVVSLAVPEYRVGARNVARVADAQLTRWHADEQLTRDETTGLTERPIQVAPPTLRLVLEGESLEGYTAMPLARVRRGAGGDLTLDRSFIPPLLDIAASDGLEAMARRLVERLSARSASLAGSRRQRNQDLADFSVADVGAFWLLYTVNTHLPTIRHLAEVRRGHPSALWEAMVALVGALSSFATSADARTLPSYDHLRLTDGFQELERRLYELLDGAVVDAAVSIPLKAVRPTLHATAVDQSTWLDAPQWFLAVSAPVRQQELIPKVLQGCKLGSADVVDTLIRQALPGLEMAHVTAPPPAVPVKLDFQYFAIRKSGAAWDAIARARNLAVYVPAELVEARFELVIVLR, encoded by the coding sequence ATGCGACACTTGCCACCGGTTTTGTGGACCAAAGGCGTGCTCCTGACGCCACAGCATTTGCAGGCGCAGGATCGACACCACGAAGATGCTCTCGCGTTTCAGGTGGGAGCGATTTCGTTTTGCCCTTGGGGCTTCTCTCAATTGGACGTCGATACGGACGCGCTCGCCAGCGGGACGCTGGTGGTGAATGCCGTCTCCGGTCGCTTCTCCGATGGATTGCTCTTCGATGCGCCAGTGTCAGGCCCCACGCCGCCGCCGAAGCCGTGTGCGACGGCGTTTGGTCCTGATCAGAGCACGCTGGTGGTGTCCCTCGCGGTCCCCGAGTATCGCGTGGGGGCTCGCAACGTGGCGCGCGTGGCGGACGCTCAACTGACGCGATGGCATGCTGACGAGCAGCTCACGCGTGACGAGACGACGGGATTGACGGAACGTCCTATCCAGGTGGCACCACCTACGTTGCGTCTGGTGCTCGAAGGGGAAAGCCTCGAAGGGTACACGGCCATGCCATTGGCGCGGGTGCGCCGCGGAGCCGGTGGCGATCTCACCCTCGACCGCTCCTTCATCCCGCCGCTGTTGGATATCGCAGCGAGCGACGGGCTGGAAGCGATGGCGCGTCGGTTGGTGGAACGCCTCTCGGCGCGCAGTGCGTCGCTGGCCGGCAGTCGTCGTCAGCGGAACCAGGATCTGGCTGACTTTTCCGTGGCCGACGTGGGCGCGTTCTGGTTGTTGTATACGGTGAACACGCACCTGCCCACCATCCGGCATCTGGCCGAGGTGCGTCGTGGGCACCCGTCGGCGTTGTGGGAGGCCATGGTGGCGTTGGTCGGCGCGTTGTCCTCGTTTGCCACTAGCGCCGATGCGCGCACGCTCCCGTCGTACGATCACCTGCGATTGACGGACGGGTTTCAGGAACTGGAGCGCCGGCTGTACGAATTGCTCGATGGGGCGGTGGTCGATGCCGCCGTGTCGATTCCGCTCAAGGCCGTGCGTCCCACGCTGCACGCCACGGCGGTGGATCAGAGCACATGGCTGGACGCGCCGCAGTGGTTCCTCGCGGTGAGTGCGCCGGTGCGCCAGCAGGAGCTCATCCCCAAGGTGCTGCAAGGGTGCAAGCTGGGCTCCGCCGATGTGGTGGACACGCTTATTCGTCAGGCCCTGCCGGGCCTCGAAATGGCGCACGTGACCGCTCCGCCGCCGGCCGTGCCGGTGAAGCTCGATTTTCAGTACTTCGCCATTCGGAAGAGTGGCGCGGCATGGGACGCGATTGCCCGCGCGCGCAACCTCGCCGTGTATGTGCCGGCGGAACTAGTCGAAGCCCGCTTCGAACTCGTCATCGTGTTGAGATGA
- the tssB gene encoding type VI secretion system contractile sheath small subunit, whose amino-acid sequence MADSTQKKLERVRPPRIQISYEVETGGAIEMKELPFLMGVLGDFSGNPTEPLARLKDRQFVEITPDNFDDTLASMKPRLQFAVENKLSDDADAAKLGIELNFRSMDDFTPDAVARQVKPLRELLELRTELANLRANLQTNEKLDEVLQDTLGDADKMAKLKAELGLES is encoded by the coding sequence ATGGCCGACAGTACCCAGAAGAAACTGGAACGCGTTCGCCCCCCCCGCATCCAGATCTCCTATGAAGTGGAGACCGGTGGCGCCATTGAAATGAAGGAGCTGCCGTTCCTCATGGGGGTGCTTGGTGATTTCAGTGGCAACCCCACCGAACCACTCGCGCGGCTCAAGGATCGCCAGTTCGTTGAAATCACGCCGGACAACTTCGACGACACGTTGGCCAGCATGAAGCCCCGTCTGCAGTTCGCCGTGGAGAACAAGCTGAGTGACGATGCCGACGCAGCCAAACTCGGCATTGAGCTCAACTTTCGCAGCATGGACGACTTCACCCCCGACGCTGTGGCGCGTCAGGTGAAGCCCCTGCGCGAGCTGCTCGAACTGCGCACCGAACTCGCCAACCTGCGGGCCAACCTGCAGACCAACGAGAAGCTCGACGAAGTGCTGCAGGACACTCTGGGCGATGCCGACAAGATGGCGAAGCTCAAGGCTGAACTTGGCCTGGAGAGCTGA
- a CDS encoding type VI secretion system tube protein Hcp — translation MKLTPLVAGEATSAKAKGYIVLQSFQFGVGVGVSMAVGSGNRETSLPSLSEITVTKMTDIASTTIFESVCKRTNYKSAEIIFTTMIGAGNEETFLKYNLDNVIFSGYSLSSGGDRPSESLSLNFTKVSVQYMLDQNNQLKTDSPIKSWNLETNAA, via the coding sequence ATGAAGCTCACCCCGCTGGTGGCAGGCGAAGCCACGTCGGCCAAGGCCAAGGGGTACATCGTACTCCAAAGCTTCCAGTTCGGCGTGGGCGTGGGCGTCTCCATGGCCGTTGGGTCGGGCAATCGCGAAACCTCGCTCCCCTCCCTCTCGGAAATCACGGTCACGAAGATGACGGACATCGCGTCCACCACGATCTTCGAGTCCGTCTGCAAGCGCACGAACTACAAGTCCGCCGAAATCATCTTCACCACCATGATCGGCGCCGGCAATGAAGAAACGTTCCTCAAGTACAACCTCGACAACGTGATCTTCAGCGGCTACAGCCTGTCGAGCGGCGGCGATCGTCCGTCCGAGTCGCTGTCGCTGAACTTCACGAAGGTATCCGTGCAGTACATGCTCGACCAGAACAACCAGCTCAAGACGGATTCCCCGATCAAGTCGTGGAACCTCGAAACGAACGCCGCGTGA
- a CDS encoding type VI secretion system accessory protein TagJ has protein sequence MTAHALYADGRLDAAIEQLIEELRSHPTDDARRSFLFELASCAGQWDRALRQLDVLAKSGHMAEAGTLLYRAAILNERVREHMFDTGDLPRGEAPEPVSGTLNGTPFSSLRDADPRIGARLEIMAGGRYLWIPFAHLAAVTMSAPARLRDLHWAPARVVVGPAIRDQELGEVLLPALTAGAWRHADDAIRLGRATDWLDLPDGDFAPVGQKILLVDDRPVPLVDVRELHIATPA, from the coding sequence ATGACCGCGCACGCCCTCTATGCCGACGGCCGGCTCGACGCCGCAATCGAGCAGCTCATTGAGGAGCTGCGGTCGCACCCCACCGACGACGCACGACGCAGTTTCCTCTTCGAACTGGCCAGCTGTGCCGGTCAGTGGGATCGCGCGCTGCGTCAGCTCGACGTCCTGGCCAAGTCCGGCCACATGGCGGAAGCCGGCACCCTGCTGTACAGGGCAGCCATCCTCAACGAACGCGTGCGCGAACACATGTTCGACACCGGCGACCTGCCCAGGGGAGAAGCACCCGAGCCGGTATCCGGGACGCTGAACGGCACGCCGTTCTCCTCGCTGCGCGATGCCGACCCCCGCATTGGTGCCCGCCTCGAAATCATGGCCGGTGGCCGCTACCTCTGGATTCCGTTCGCGCACCTCGCGGCGGTCACCATGTCTGCCCCCGCACGCCTGCGCGACTTGCACTGGGCGCCCGCGCGCGTTGTCGTTGGCCCCGCCATTCGCGACCAGGAACTCGGCGAAGTCCTGCTCCCCGCCCTCACGGCCGGCGCCTGGCGTCACGCCGACGATGCGATCCGACTTGGCCGCGCCACCGACTGGCTCGACCTCCCCGATGGCGACTTCGCCCCCGTCGGACAGAAAATTCTGCTCGTCGATGACCGCCCTGTCCCGTTGGTCGACGTGCGCGAGTTGCACATCGCAACGCCCGCTTGA
- the tssK gene encoding type VI secretion system baseplate subunit TssK codes for MSPPSRRVVWEDGMHLTPQHFQAQRRYHEEQTARTLGLLAPFSYGLSSLAIDEDALRNGTLVIMQARGVLPDGMVFSCPDADPCPEPMVVADRFSPSRDGQVLYLAVPPWRADASNLTDTTYGIAARFQVREEVLVDESTGADPLTVKLAASNLQLLFDEELTDQVIAMPIARVRRDGRGQFGLDASFVPPVLHIGASERLLDLTRQVVSLLEAKGSSLVASLSQATATATGGAAGYVGNELATRWLLHAVRSSDAPLRHLLLTRKATPERLYTELARLAGALCTFSMTSHPRDVPLYAHDAATDTFDTLERQLRQHLDVVISARALIVPLQRVSDVLHASPIADPRCFEPGVRWFLAVRADVGAADLVDRVQRLTKTCATKFVLELVRRAFNGLPTEHLPMPPSALAPKPDFTYFELTMSGPCALSIQESREVGVYVPDALPGAYLELAILLPK; via the coding sequence ATGTCGCCGCCGTCGCGCCGCGTGGTATGGGAAGACGGCATGCACCTCACGCCGCAACACTTCCAGGCCCAACGCCGCTATCACGAAGAACAGACGGCGCGCACGCTCGGCTTGCTCGCCCCCTTTTCGTACGGGCTCTCCTCGCTCGCCATAGACGAAGACGCGCTGCGCAACGGTACCCTGGTCATCATGCAGGCGCGCGGGGTGCTGCCCGATGGAATGGTCTTCTCCTGCCCCGACGCGGATCCCTGCCCCGAGCCGATGGTGGTGGCGGATCGCTTCTCGCCCTCCCGCGACGGGCAGGTGCTGTACCTCGCAGTGCCACCCTGGCGCGCCGACGCCAGCAACCTCACCGATACCACGTATGGGATCGCGGCCCGCTTTCAGGTGCGGGAAGAAGTGCTGGTTGATGAATCCACCGGCGCCGATCCGTTGACCGTCAAACTGGCGGCCAGCAACCTGCAGCTGCTGTTCGATGAAGAGCTCACCGATCAGGTGATTGCAATGCCGATTGCCCGCGTTCGTCGAGACGGTCGTGGGCAGTTCGGCCTTGATGCGTCGTTCGTTCCCCCCGTGCTGCACATTGGCGCCAGTGAACGGTTGCTCGATCTCACGCGACAGGTCGTGAGCCTGCTGGAGGCCAAAGGCAGTTCGCTGGTGGCCTCGTTGTCGCAGGCCACGGCCACCGCCACCGGAGGAGCGGCCGGGTACGTTGGCAATGAACTGGCCACGCGCTGGCTGTTGCATGCGGTGCGTTCATCCGATGCGCCCCTCCGCCACCTGCTGCTGACACGCAAGGCGACACCGGAACGGCTGTACACGGAGCTGGCCCGCCTTGCCGGGGCATTGTGCACCTTCTCCATGACCAGTCACCCGCGCGATGTACCGCTCTACGCGCACGACGCCGCGACCGACACCTTCGACACCCTCGAGCGGCAATTGCGGCAGCATCTGGATGTCGTCATCTCCGCGCGGGCGCTTATTGTGCCGTTGCAGCGGGTGAGTGATGTGCTGCATGCGTCGCCCATTGCCGATCCGCGTTGCTTTGAACCAGGTGTTCGCTGGTTCCTCGCCGTGCGGGCCGACGTTGGCGCGGCGGATCTGGTGGACCGGGTGCAACGGCTCACCAAGACCTGCGCCACGAAGTTCGTGCTGGAACTGGTGCGGCGCGCCTTCAACGGGTTGCCCACGGAGCATCTGCCCATGCCGCCTTCGGCGCTCGCGCCCAAGCCCGACTTTACCTACTTCGAGCTCACCATGTCCGGCCCGTGCGCGCTCAGCATTCAGGAGAGTCGTGAGGTCGGGGTGTATGTCCCCGATGCGTTGCCCGGGGCCTATCTCGAATTGGCCATCCTGCTCCCGAAGTAA
- the tssC gene encoding type VI secretion system contractile sheath large subunit, translating into MADPTKAAAQAVTTDAELTLLDQIVEQGKMGKDADSKSKGKDLLKRFVGEVLEGAITFNRDTETMINARIAQIDHLLSLQLNEILHHPEFQKLEGSWRGLQYLLKQSETGAGLKIKVLNVSKKDLLRDLQRAPEFDQSALFKKIYEEEYGVFGGTPFGAMVGDYYFDKSGQDIELLEKISNVAAAAHAPFISATDPSMLNLESWTDLDQPRDLAKIFDSTEYAKWKGFRASEDSRYVALTAPRVLAREPYGSATVPVETFGYEERVDGTNHGHYTWMNAAYAMAANINKAFAMYGWCASIRGVESGGLVEQLPVHNFRTESGEIAMKCPTEVQITDRREKELADLGFAPLVHQKGTANAAFFSVQSAQKPKVYDDPNASSSSRMSAQLPYIFATSRFAHYLKVMMRDKIGGYTSRDQIDVFLNRWIGEYVAAPGSSPSIMQKRPLSAARIDVVEVAGKPGAYRAVAFLKPHYQLDELGVSMRLVADLPQPAK; encoded by the coding sequence ATGGCTGATCCGACCAAAGCCGCCGCACAGGCCGTCACCACCGACGCCGAACTCACGCTGCTCGACCAGATCGTCGAACAGGGCAAGATGGGCAAGGATGCCGACAGCAAGAGCAAGGGCAAGGACCTGCTCAAGCGGTTCGTGGGTGAGGTCCTCGAAGGGGCCATTACGTTCAACCGCGACACTGAGACCATGATCAATGCGCGTATCGCGCAAATCGATCATCTCCTGTCGTTGCAGCTCAACGAGATCCTGCACCACCCCGAGTTCCAGAAGCTCGAAGGGTCGTGGCGCGGCCTGCAGTATCTGCTCAAGCAGAGCGAGACCGGCGCCGGCCTCAAGATCAAAGTGCTCAACGTGTCCAAGAAGGACCTGTTGCGCGATCTCCAGCGTGCCCCGGAGTTCGACCAGAGCGCGTTGTTCAAGAAGATCTACGAAGAAGAGTATGGCGTCTTCGGCGGTACGCCGTTTGGTGCCATGGTCGGTGACTACTACTTCGACAAGAGTGGTCAGGACATCGAGCTGCTCGAGAAGATCTCCAACGTGGCGGCCGCGGCGCACGCGCCGTTCATCAGCGCCACCGATCCCTCGATGCTCAACCTCGAGAGCTGGACCGATCTCGATCAGCCGCGCGACCTCGCCAAGATCTTCGACAGCACCGAGTACGCGAAGTGGAAGGGCTTCCGCGCCAGTGAAGACTCGCGCTATGTGGCCCTTACGGCGCCGCGTGTGCTCGCCCGCGAACCGTACGGCAGCGCCACCGTGCCGGTGGAAACGTTCGGCTACGAAGAGCGGGTCGATGGCACCAACCACGGGCACTACACGTGGATGAACGCGGCCTACGCGATGGCGGCCAACATCAACAAGGCGTTCGCCATGTACGGCTGGTGCGCGTCCATTCGCGGCGTGGAAAGCGGCGGGCTGGTGGAGCAGCTCCCGGTGCACAACTTCCGCACCGAGTCGGGCGAGATCGCCATGAAGTGCCCCACCGAAGTGCAGATCACCGATCGCCGCGAAAAGGAACTGGCCGACCTCGGCTTCGCCCCGCTCGTGCACCAGAAGGGCACGGCCAACGCCGCCTTCTTCTCGGTGCAGTCGGCCCAGAAGCCCAAGGTGTACGACGACCCCAACGCGTCCAGCAGCTCACGCATGTCCGCGCAGCTGCCGTACATCTTCGCGACGTCCCGCTTTGCGCACTACCTCAAGGTCATGATGCGGGACAAGATCGGCGGCTACACCAGCCGCGATCAGATCGACGTGTTCCTCAACCGGTGGATCGGCGAATACGTCGCGGCCCCGGGCTCCAGCCCCAGCATCATGCAGAAGCGGCCGCTCTCGGCGGCCCGCATCGACGTCGTGGAAGTCGCGGGCAAGCCCGGCGCCTACCGAGCCGTCGCGTTCCTGAAGCCGCATTACCAGCTCGACGAGCTGGGGGTCTCCATGCGTCTCGTGGCAGATCTTCCGCAACCGGCGAAGTAA
- a CDS encoding ImcF-related family protein — protein sequence MAIQNKSLRWIIAAVILLVSVALIVVLEKTMTLDTTATWVVRIGFLLLGLIAAGAVLWYLRPQDAEPVLDPGDDVLLAIGSARTRLPRGGFASRTLVLVLGPEGSAKSTMVARSGGDPELLAGDVPAGANDVPPSTKTANVWAMQHGVIAELSSKLLTDAPRFAKVVRALRAPRVAAAVGKGEAAARAVVVCVPCDLFYAGANGEQLQTLAQAMRLRLAEAAKELGLAVPVYVMFTKMDRVPYFEAWASVFTKDELRAPLGATLAFDTQADTGNYAERLAPRLTQAFSEISETLGARRVEVLGRETQLDRRYSAYELPREFRKVQAAVSQFLVELCRPTQLGASPQLRGFYFTGARPVVVTDVGAAPAAAAQAVTSDATGLFRQAAMPSAPVASAAVSRKVPEWVFLDRFLRDVVLADTGAASVARGGVRVQRARRVMFGSGIAASVLALIMVTVSWLGNRALQSRVQEAAQAVSALPTVQSAPGTVAFPSVEALSRLDALRSQLDTLGAYEREGPPLRLRFGLWRGAALLDAARPVWFDGFRKQLFTDAWTAMSDSLKSLPDVPSASNDYGESYGWLKAYLITTTSPDSSTSAFLAPVLLSSWQRGMTTDADVTALARRQFEYYASALPTVNPYPRAADAAVVSHARDFLSRFTGAEQIYLNMLGAANAAVPPVKIPQSPGILMATAEVQGAFSSKGAAFMSDAFRNADRYFQGETWVVGDVTAAKSLNRDSVVASLRARYRDDYGRTWTQVVQSAKVINGSTVKDAATKLDVLAGVQSPLLQVLRTVAMNTAVDSTMRMDFQPVHAVTPPEITDKFVSEKNQPYMDGLLGLQGVLLQVANMPPAVDTPSTQALVQAAQLAAGDVTKARVAAKRVSQSFDVSGAGGALATPVEQLLLAPITGAEAVLKTVASQRPPAKRLPAPPVAAPVAAGGGGGGGAAAGTAAEAAILNERGRALCSRVDQLTSRFPFNPEATSDASVADIKAILAPGNGELWVFQQERLAPYLEKQGNAWVAKGGGKVELSKSFVDFFNRAADVSNALFAEDPATPMVRWLASGVITDNTPLLILRNNGKEARFDKRSFKNEVVWPATNGRDAELQAQFKKNKPIKVRSAVGDWAIFRLVANADQFEGQNVTWNATGKDAQPVMLKFEALRREAANVLTRGWMGRMSCVSQVTK from the coding sequence ATGGCAATTCAGAATAAGTCACTCCGGTGGATCATCGCCGCGGTCATTCTCCTCGTGTCCGTGGCGCTCATTGTCGTGCTGGAAAAGACGATGACGCTCGATACGACCGCCACGTGGGTGGTGCGTATCGGCTTCCTGCTGCTGGGGCTCATTGCCGCGGGGGCCGTGCTCTGGTACTTGCGTCCGCAGGACGCCGAGCCGGTGCTCGACCCGGGTGACGATGTGCTGCTGGCCATTGGATCGGCGCGCACGCGGTTGCCGCGTGGCGGATTCGCCTCGCGCACGCTGGTGCTGGTGCTGGGGCCGGAAGGGAGTGCCAAGTCCACGATGGTGGCACGCTCGGGAGGCGATCCCGAGCTGCTGGCCGGTGATGTGCCCGCCGGGGCCAACGACGTGCCACCAAGCACCAAGACGGCCAATGTGTGGGCCATGCAGCACGGCGTGATCGCCGAACTGTCGAGCAAGCTGCTCACCGATGCGCCTCGCTTTGCCAAGGTGGTCCGGGCGTTGCGCGCGCCGCGCGTGGCGGCGGCGGTTGGCAAGGGGGAGGCGGCCGCACGCGCGGTGGTGGTGTGCGTCCCCTGCGACTTGTTCTATGCGGGCGCCAACGGTGAACAGCTGCAGACGCTGGCGCAAGCGATGCGGCTGCGTCTGGCCGAAGCGGCCAAGGAGTTGGGGCTCGCGGTCCCGGTGTATGTGATGTTCACCAAGATGGACCGCGTGCCGTACTTCGAAGCGTGGGCCAGTGTTTTCACGAAGGACGAATTACGGGCGCCGCTGGGTGCTACGCTGGCGTTCGATACGCAGGCTGACACGGGGAACTACGCCGAACGCCTCGCGCCGCGGCTCACTCAGGCGTTCAGCGAGATCAGTGAAACGCTGGGGGCACGGCGCGTCGAAGTGCTGGGTCGTGAGACGCAGCTGGATCGACGGTACAGCGCCTACGAACTGCCGCGGGAATTCCGCAAGGTCCAGGCGGCCGTCTCGCAGTTTCTGGTGGAGCTGTGTCGCCCCACGCAGTTGGGGGCCAGCCCGCAGCTGCGCGGTTTCTATTTCACCGGTGCACGTCCGGTCGTGGTTACGGACGTGGGCGCGGCCCCGGCCGCCGCCGCACAGGCGGTGACGTCGGACGCGACGGGGCTTTTCCGTCAGGCGGCGATGCCCAGCGCGCCCGTGGCGTCGGCGGCCGTGTCGCGCAAGGTACCGGAGTGGGTGTTCCTCGATCGCTTTTTGCGCGACGTGGTGCTGGCCGATACCGGGGCGGCGTCGGTGGCGCGCGGTGGGGTGCGGGTGCAGCGCGCCCGTCGCGTGATGTTTGGCAGCGGGATTGCGGCCAGCGTGCTGGCGCTCATCATGGTGACGGTGTCGTGGCTGGGGAATCGCGCGTTGCAGTCGCGCGTGCAGGAAGCCGCGCAGGCAGTGTCGGCGCTGCCCACCGTACAGTCGGCTCCCGGTACGGTGGCGTTTCCCAGTGTGGAAGCGTTGTCGCGGCTCGACGCGTTGCGGTCGCAGCTGGATACGCTGGGCGCCTACGAACGCGAGGGGCCACCGCTGCGCCTGCGCTTCGGATTGTGGCGCGGCGCGGCACTGCTGGATGCCGCGCGACCGGTGTGGTTTGACGGCTTCCGCAAGCAGCTCTTCACCGATGCCTGGACGGCAATGAGCGATTCGCTCAAGTCGCTGCCCGATGTGCCGAGTGCCAGCAATGACTACGGCGAATCGTATGGTTGGCTGAAGGCCTATCTGATTACCACCACGTCGCCCGACAGCAGCACGAGTGCCTTTCTGGCGCCGGTGCTGCTCTCAAGCTGGCAGCGGGGGATGACCACTGACGCCGATGTCACGGCGTTGGCGCGTCGCCAGTTCGAGTACTACGCCTCGGCATTGCCCACGGTGAATCCGTATCCGCGAGCCGCCGATGCCGCGGTGGTGTCGCACGCGCGGGACTTTCTTTCCCGCTTTACCGGGGCCGAGCAGATCTACCTCAACATGCTGGGCGCGGCCAACGCGGCGGTGCCGCCGGTCAAGATTCCGCAGTCGCCAGGCATTCTGATGGCGACCGCCGAAGTGCAGGGCGCCTTCAGCAGCAAGGGTGCTGCATTCATGAGCGATGCGTTCCGCAACGCCGACCGGTATTTCCAGGGCGAAACCTGGGTGGTGGGTGACGTGACGGCCGCGAAGTCGTTGAACCGCGATTCGGTGGTGGCGTCGCTGCGGGCCCGCTATCGCGACGATTACGGCCGCACGTGGACGCAGGTGGTACAAAGCGCCAAGGTGATCAACGGCTCGACGGTGAAGGATGCCGCTACCAAGCTGGATGTGCTGGCTGGTGTGCAAAGTCCGTTGCTGCAGGTGCTGCGGACGGTGGCCATGAACACGGCGGTGGATTCCACCATGCGCATGGACTTCCAGCCAGTGCATGCCGTGACGCCGCCGGAGATCACCGACAAGTTCGTGTCGGAAAAGAACCAGCCGTACATGGATGGCCTGCTGGGGCTGCAGGGCGTGTTGCTGCAGGTGGCCAACATGCCGCCGGCGGTGGATACGCCCAGCACGCAGGCATTGGTGCAGGCGGCGCAGCTTGCCGCGGGCGATGTGACGAAGGCGCGCGTGGCCGCCAAGCGGGTGTCGCAGAGTTTTGATGTGAGCGGCGCCGGCGGAGCGCTGGCCACGCCGGTAGAGCAGCTGTTGCTGGCCCCCATAACCGGGGCGGAAGCCGTACTGAAGACGGTCGCGTCGCAGCGTCCCCCGGCCAAGCGGCTGCCCGCGCCGCCGGTGGCAGCTCCGGTAGCGGCCGGTGGCGGTGGCGGTGGTGGTGCGGCGGCGGGAACGGCGGCGGAAGCGGCCATCCTGAACGAACGGGGCCGCGCCTTGTGCTCGCGTGTTGATCAGCTCACCTCGCGTTTCCCGTTCAATCCGGAAGCCACCAGCGACGCCAGCGTGGCCGATATCAAAGCCATCCTGGCTCCGGGGAACGGCGAACTCTGGGTGTTCCAGCAGGAGCGTCTGGCGCCGTACCTTGAGAAGCAGGGGAACGCCTGGGTGGCGAAAGGGGGCGGCAAGGTGGAGCTCTCGAAGAGCTTCGTGGACTTCTTCAATCGCGCCGCCGATGTCTCGAACGCGCTCTTTGCCGAAGACCCCGCTACGCCCATGGTGCGTTGGCTGGCGAGCGGGGTGATTACCGACAACACCCCCTTGCTCATTCTGCGCAACAACGGCAAGGAAGCGCGCTTTGACAAGCGGTCGTTCAAGAACGAAGTGGTGTGGCCAGCGACCAACGGCCGCGACGCGGAACTGCAGGCCCAATTCAAGAAGAACAAGCCGATCAAGGTCCGTTCGGCCGTTGGCGATTGGGCCATCTTCCGGTTGGTGGCGAACGCCGACCAGTTTGAAGGGCAGAACGTGACGTGGAACGCCACTGGCAAGGACGCACAGCCGGTGATGCTGAAGTTTGAAGCCTTGCGTCGTGAGGCGGCGAATGTCTTGACGCGCGGCTGGATGGGCCGCATGAGCTGCGTCTCGCAGGTCACGAAGTAA